A single window of Paenibacillus sp. SYP-B4298 DNA harbors:
- a CDS encoding carbohydrate ABC transporter permease, translating into MQAARRRSLDSHNKTAYLFLLPWLVGFVGLTLGPMLGSLYLSLTKFNLLNPPVWLGLDNYASIFSQDPTFTSSLSLTFTYVLVSVPLRLAFALMVALALNKGIRALGLYRTVYYIPSLLGGSVAIAIVWRNIFDGDGLVNQALAWFGIEGPAWIAHPDYILSTIITLSVWQFGSAMVIFLAGLKQVPADLYEAAQVDGAGKTRQFFRITLPMLTPVIFFNLVMSIINSFQVFTPGFVIGDGRGGPLNATMFYTLYLYMKGFSFFDMGYASALAWLMLLIISFFTVIVFLTSKYWVFYGDGKEGGR; encoded by the coding sequence ATGCAAGCTGCACGCAGACGGTCGCTTGACAGCCATAACAAGACGGCGTATCTGTTTTTACTACCATGGCTGGTCGGCTTTGTCGGCCTGACGCTCGGGCCAATGCTCGGTTCGTTGTATTTATCCCTGACCAAGTTTAATTTGCTGAATCCCCCCGTGTGGCTAGGACTGGACAATTACGCGAGCATTTTCAGCCAGGACCCGACCTTCACAAGCTCTCTGTCGCTCACCTTTACGTATGTGCTGGTGTCCGTACCGCTGCGCCTGGCCTTCGCGCTCATGGTCGCGCTGGCGCTGAACAAGGGGATTCGGGCGCTTGGCCTGTACAGAACGGTCTACTATATTCCGTCTCTGCTGGGCGGCAGTGTGGCGATTGCGATTGTATGGCGCAACATCTTTGACGGAGACGGTCTGGTTAATCAGGCGCTGGCCTGGTTCGGAATTGAAGGGCCGGCCTGGATCGCTCACCCGGATTATATTTTGTCCACCATTATTACGCTGTCTGTATGGCAATTCGGCTCGGCGATGGTGATTTTTCTGGCAGGACTCAAGCAGGTTCCCGCCGATCTGTACGAAGCAGCGCAGGTCGATGGCGCAGGGAAGACGAGGCAATTTTTCCGTATTACGCTGCCGATGCTGACGCCGGTTATTTTCTTCAACCTGGTGATGAGCATTATTAATTCCTTTCAGGTTTTTACACCAGGCTTTGTCATTGGAGACGGACGCGGGGGGCCGCTGAACGCTACGATGTTCTATACGCTGTATCTCTATATGAAAGGGTTCTCATTCTTTGATATGGGGTATGCCTCTGCGCTGGCCTGGCTTATGCTCCTGATCATCAGCTTTTTTACCGTCATTGTATTTCTGACCTCCAAATATTGGGTGTTCTATGGTGACGGCAAGGAAGGGGGGAGGTAG
- a CDS encoding carbohydrate ABC transporter permease, with the protein MDKKVWTRAGKHMLIIAFGLLMLYPVLWLLSSSFKPNSLIFSDTGIWPAQLTLDNYYNGWKGLQGISFGTFFANSAQISVLSVLGNIATCSLAAYAFARLNFRFKKLWFSLMLVTIMLPYHVSLIPQYIIYNELGWINTYLPLILPKWLAHDSFFILLMVQFIRGIPKELDESATIDGCSQGQLYFRIIMPLLVPALITTAIFTFIWTWDDFFSQMIYLSDIKQFTVQLGIRSLFDPSGESDWGALLAMSALSLVPIMTIFLAFQKYFLDGIATTGLK; encoded by the coding sequence ATGGACAAGAAGGTATGGACCCGTGCAGGCAAGCACATGCTGATTATTGCCTTCGGGCTGCTGATGCTCTATCCGGTGCTCTGGCTGCTGAGCAGCTCCTTCAAGCCGAACAGTCTTATTTTCTCGGATACGGGCATCTGGCCCGCCCAATTGACGCTAGATAATTACTACAATGGCTGGAAGGGACTGCAAGGCATCTCCTTCGGCACGTTCTTCGCTAACTCGGCTCAGATTTCGGTGCTCTCGGTGCTTGGCAATATCGCGACCTGCTCCTTGGCCGCTTATGCATTTGCCCGCTTGAATTTCCGGTTCAAGAAGCTGTGGTTCAGCCTGATGCTGGTGACGATTATGCTGCCCTACCATGTTTCGCTGATTCCGCAATACATCATCTATAACGAGCTGGGCTGGATTAACACCTATCTGCCGCTCATCCTGCCCAAGTGGCTTGCTCATGATTCCTTTTTTATATTGCTGATGGTCCAGTTCATCCGGGGGATTCCCAAGGAGCTGGACGAGAGTGCAACGATAGACGGCTGTAGTCAAGGGCAGCTTTACTTCCGGATTATCATGCCGCTGCTGGTTCCGGCTTTGATTACAACGGCGATCTTCACCTTCATCTGGACATGGGATGACTTCTTCAGCCAGATGATTTATCTCAGTGATATTAAGCAATTTACGGTGCAGTTAGGTATTCGTTCGTTGTTCGATCCTTCCGGAGAGTCGGATTGGGGAGCCTTGCTGGCGATGTCAGCGCTATCGCTTGTCCCCATCATGACGATATTTCTGGCCTTCCAGAAATATTTTTTGGATGGCATTGCGACAACTGGACTAAAATAA
- a CDS encoding ABC transporter substrate-binding protein: MKKQLGFAAMALLLVLMTACGNSGAKGTEEGKAGQPTGTAEAGEQVEIRMMWWGDQKRADRTNEALRKFEDKHPNIKIVGEFAPSSGYFDKLNTQLASGTAPDVFFLGGNVVDYANKGVLLELDPYVGKQLDLSDMDTSMIQYGTLGGKLVHISAGANARAIVVNTKLFERAGLPIPQDGWTWEDYASTAKQISEKLGKGYYGTYDFTVDGLDIFLKQRGQQLYDMDKGTLGFDQEQAEAWFTYWDQMRKTGGVVTPELQISNPPSDTSKSLVVTGKVAMSLIPSNQLGAHQNLIEDRLELVQIPRGPKGTGVVFESSQGMSGYKKTEHPEEVAQLINFWINDPDAARILGNDRGVPVTSKMREVLEQDASPTDQAIYHYLGRVSAATEKEPFNVSYNPPGNTEFSKLFETTVQEIGFKRKDVKQGVADFYNGTVQIFQNNQ, encoded by the coding sequence ATGAAAAAACAGCTTGGATTTGCAGCGATGGCTTTACTGCTCGTTCTGATGACCGCATGCGGCAACAGTGGCGCGAAGGGAACGGAGGAAGGCAAGGCAGGCCAGCCAACCGGCACGGCTGAGGCCGGGGAGCAGGTGGAGATTCGCATGATGTGGTGGGGCGACCAGAAGCGGGCGGATCGCACGAACGAGGCGTTGCGTAAATTTGAAGACAAGCATCCGAATATTAAGATTGTGGGCGAGTTTGCGCCCAGCTCCGGTTATTTCGACAAGCTGAATACACAGCTCGCCTCCGGCACCGCGCCGGATGTGTTCTTCCTGGGCGGCAACGTCGTCGATTATGCGAACAAGGGTGTACTGCTGGAGCTGGATCCGTATGTCGGCAAGCAGCTTGATCTGTCCGATATGGATACCTCCATGATTCAATACGGCACACTGGGCGGCAAGCTGGTGCATATCTCCGCCGGAGCCAATGCCAGGGCAATCGTCGTCAATACGAAGCTGTTCGAGCGAGCCGGTCTGCCTATTCCCCAAGATGGCTGGACGTGGGAGGACTATGCCAGCACAGCCAAGCAAATCTCGGAGAAGCTGGGCAAGGGCTACTATGGAACCTATGACTTTACTGTGGACGGTCTGGATATTTTCCTGAAGCAGCGTGGGCAGCAGCTCTATGACATGGATAAGGGGACATTGGGATTTGATCAGGAGCAGGCAGAAGCCTGGTTCACCTATTGGGATCAAATGCGGAAGACGGGCGGTGTAGTCACCCCTGAACTACAGATCTCCAATCCGCCATCGGACACCAGCAAGTCGCTGGTGGTAACGGGCAAGGTTGCTATGAGCTTGATTCCATCCAATCAACTTGGCGCACATCAGAATCTGATTGAAGATCGGCTGGAGCTGGTACAGATTCCTAGAGGCCCGAAGGGAACAGGGGTTGTATTTGAATCGAGTCAGGGCATGTCCGGCTACAAGAAAACGGAGCATCCTGAGGAAGTGGCGCAGTTGATTAACTTCTGGATTAATGACCCGGATGCTGCCCGTATTCTTGGCAATGACCGCGGGGTGCCTGTTACCTCCAAGATGCGTGAGGTGTTGGAGCAAGATGCTAGTCCGACCGATCAGGCGATCTATCATTATTTGGGGCGGGTATCTGCTGCGACAGAGAAGGAGCCGTTCAATGTCAGCTATAATCCTCCGGGCAATACCGAGTTTTCCAAGCTGTTTGAGACAACGGTGCAGGAGATTGGCTTCAAGCGAAAGGATGTCAAGCAGGGGGTAGCCGATTTCTATAACGGTACGGTTCAAATTTTCCAAAATAATCAGTAA
- a CDS encoding MGH1-like glycoside hydrolase domain-containing protein, whose translation MKERLLQRLRELQIEERTGTLKKASDQPVLEEWKRSGVKFAASSGRLEKVYYLALSKLLDCIVPTLEAGPVLHEGGIYLGCWLESTGTINTEVLSRYVPSVARSTYELFADYQREDGLMPYKLTQEGPAFRQIQMVTPLARSVWNHYLFHGKDERFLRKMYSAMKRQDAWLARYRNTRGTGCVEAFSTFDTGHDLSPRFWHVPDTPYWNDPTRYHPDSPLLPFLAPDLTANVYCQRLYLNRMAAVLGEREENWQRLAEQSLESLIRHCYDAEDEFFYDVDRNGEWVRVQSDVLLRVLACEVEDRAFFDQALKRYLLNTRKFFAKYPFTSLAMDDPRFDPSSSYNTWGGTTNFLSLIRTPHAFEHHDRHVELTWIMQPIMNAAANMTRFPQALSPWTGQEGFTQTYSPAILCVLDFVERLCGILPTPDGQLWFTGLIPWDMDHGDEIAHELVYSRSVDGRRYELVNTQDRAEVYRDSKLHLAFPSGVRAVTDREGKLQRLIGMTIRRVEGTLWYEGREIPFGVSGNEQLDYCEGQWTTVLDIGVVTPAYR comes from the coding sequence TTGAAGGAGAGACTGCTTCAGAGGCTGCGCGAGCTGCAGATTGAGGAGAGAACGGGGACGCTGAAGAAGGCAAGCGATCAGCCGGTTCTAGAGGAGTGGAAGCGCTCCGGCGTGAAGTTCGCCGCCTCGTCGGGTCGGCTGGAGAAGGTCTATTATCTTGCACTCAGCAAGCTGCTGGATTGCATCGTGCCTACGCTGGAGGCCGGGCCCGTGCTGCATGAGGGAGGCATCTATCTGGGATGCTGGCTGGAGAGCACGGGAACGATCAATACGGAGGTGCTATCCCGTTATGTACCCTCCGTTGCCCGTTCAACGTATGAACTGTTCGCTGATTATCAGCGTGAGGATGGGCTGATGCCCTATAAGCTGACGCAGGAGGGGCCGGCCTTCCGGCAAATCCAGATGGTCACACCGCTGGCCAGGAGCGTCTGGAATCATTATCTTTTTCATGGCAAGGATGAGCGCTTCCTGCGCAAAATGTACAGCGCGATGAAGCGGCAGGATGCATGGCTCGCCCGTTATCGCAATACCCGCGGCACGGGCTGTGTGGAGGCGTTCTCTACCTTTGATACGGGACATGATCTGTCCCCGCGCTTCTGGCATGTACCGGATACCCCCTATTGGAATGATCCGACGCGGTATCATCCCGATTCGCCGCTGCTGCCGTTCCTGGCTCCTGATTTGACAGCGAATGTATATTGTCAGCGTCTCTATCTGAACCGAATGGCAGCGGTGCTCGGTGAGCGTGAGGAGAATTGGCAGCGCCTGGCTGAGCAAAGTCTGGAGAGTCTTATTCGCCATTGCTATGATGCGGAGGATGAGTTCTTCTATGATGTGGATCGCAACGGGGAGTGGGTGCGGGTACAGTCGGATGTGCTGTTGAGGGTGCTTGCTTGCGAGGTGGAGGACAGAGCCTTCTTTGATCAGGCACTGAAGCGCTATTTGCTCAATACCAGGAAATTTTTTGCCAAATATCCGTTCACCTCCCTGGCAATGGACGATCCGCGGTTCGATCCCTCCTCCAGCTATAATACATGGGGAGGAACAACCAATTTCCTCAGCCTGATTCGGACGCCGCATGCCTTTGAGCATCATGACCGCCATGTGGAGCTGACCTGGATTATGCAGCCGATCATGAATGCGGCAGCTAATATGACCCGCTTCCCCCAGGCGCTCTCTCCATGGACGGGGCAGGAGGGCTTCACGCAGACGTATTCACCAGCGATTCTGTGCGTGCTTGATTTTGTGGAGCGGCTATGCGGCATTCTGCCCACCCCGGACGGCCAGCTCTGGTTCACCGGGCTGATCCCTTGGGATATGGATCATGGCGATGAGATCGCCCATGAGCTGGTCTATAGTCGGAGCGTGGATGGCAGGCGGTATGAGCTGGTCAATACGCAGGATCGTGCAGAGGTCTATCGCGACAGCAAGCTTCATCTCGCCTTCCCAAGCGGTGTAAGAGCCGTAACCGACCGGGAGGGGAAATTGCAGAGGCTGATTGGGATGACGATTAGAAGAGTGGAAGGAACCCTATGGTATGAGGGCCGCGAAATCCCGTTTGGCGTGAGTGGAAATGAGCAGTTGGATTATTGCGAGGGTCAATGGACGACGGTACTGGATATTGGCGTTGTCACCCCTGCCTATCGGTAG
- a CDS encoding anaerobic ribonucleoside triphosphate reductase, producing MLELKQPSYGRGVLDDVIHLGEEIIAGSNKELLRENANLNGESFSGKSGKLGSEYAKWYARSFVMPPRLVQAMEDNRVYVHDLDHYALGTTNCIFVPFDRLMRQGFNTGNGSVRPPGSIMSAMALVAIIFQSQQNAQYGGVSANKLDHDLAPYVKRSFVKHFRKGLDYFGEQDGLQDQGEFGDFSMGQTDLAERFPGAYRYALQETRAETMQAAESLIHNLNTMSSRSGGQIPFTSINYGTCTTPEGQLVIEALLTATMQGLGSGETPIFPIQIFKCKQGINQQPDDPNYALFLLAAECSAKRLYPNFANLDAPINLAFYDPTNPDTEFATMGCRTRVVHDRFGRNHLSGKGNLSFNTVNLVRLGLRHGIVSGRRRTPDEASFYSELEDSLEIALLGLLHRFSIQAAQPAKASDFMMREGVWEGGEQLHPEEQVGSLLRHGSLSIGFIGLAECMKAMYGRHHGESQEVYDKALGMIRYMRAFCDRQSERHQLNITLFATPAEGLSGKFTIKDRQTFGSIAGVTDREYYTNSFHIPVYYPIRAARKIELEAPFHQECNAGAISYVELEGAARVNPPAFLSLIRYALAQQVSYFSINHPIDRCPACGYEGLIGASCPGCGSHESEVPMRRLRRVTGYLTGDYQTRFNAAKQAEVRDRLRHGI from the coding sequence ATGCTGGAGCTGAAGCAGCCGTCGTATGGCAGGGGGGTGCTGGACGATGTGATTCATTTGGGAGAGGAAATTATTGCAGGGAGCAACAAGGAGCTATTGCGGGAGAATGCGAATCTGAATGGGGAGAGCTTCTCTGGCAAATCCGGCAAGCTTGGGAGCGAATATGCCAAGTGGTATGCAAGGAGCTTCGTTATGCCGCCGCGGCTCGTGCAGGCGATGGAGGATAATCGGGTGTATGTGCATGATCTGGATCACTATGCGCTCGGGACGACCAACTGTATCTTTGTGCCGTTCGACAGGCTGATGCGGCAAGGCTTCAATACAGGCAATGGCAGTGTTCGCCCTCCAGGCTCGATCATGTCGGCAATGGCGCTCGTCGCTATTATTTTCCAATCCCAGCAAAATGCCCAGTATGGCGGCGTGTCCGCCAATAAGCTCGATCATGACCTGGCGCCTTATGTGAAGCGCTCCTTCGTCAAGCATTTCCGCAAAGGGCTGGATTATTTCGGGGAGCAGGATGGCCTTCAGGATCAAGGGGAGTTCGGGGATTTCTCCATGGGACAGACAGACCTGGCAGAGCGATTTCCCGGCGCCTATCGTTATGCGTTGCAGGAGACGCGCGCGGAGACGATGCAGGCCGCAGAGAGTCTGATCCATAACCTGAATACGATGTCGAGCCGCTCCGGCGGACAAATTCCGTTCACCAGCATTAACTATGGCACGTGCACCACCCCAGAAGGACAATTGGTCATTGAAGCGCTGCTGACGGCGACGATGCAGGGGCTGGGCAGCGGGGAGACGCCGATCTTCCCGATCCAGATCTTCAAGTGCAAGCAGGGTATCAATCAGCAGCCGGATGATCCGAACTATGCTCTATTTCTCCTGGCTGCCGAATGCTCAGCGAAGCGGCTGTACCCGAACTTTGCTAACCTGGATGCTCCGATTAATCTGGCTTTCTATGACCCGACGAATCCAGATACGGAGTTTGCGACGATGGGCTGCCGAACCCGGGTGGTTCATGACCGATTCGGGCGCAATCATCTGTCAGGCAAGGGGAATCTGTCCTTTAACACGGTGAATCTGGTTCGTCTGGGATTAAGACATGGCATCGTCAGCGGGCGAAGACGAACGCCTGATGAGGCAAGCTTCTACAGCGAGCTGGAGGATAGCCTGGAGATTGCGCTGCTAGGTCTGCTGCATCGGTTCAGCATTCAGGCCGCACAGCCCGCCAAGGCTTCAGATTTCATGATGCGCGAGGGAGTATGGGAGGGAGGCGAGCAGCTCCATCCGGAGGAGCAGGTGGGCTCTCTGCTGCGTCATGGCAGCCTATCGATCGGCTTTATTGGTTTGGCGGAGTGTATGAAGGCGATGTATGGCAGGCATCACGGCGAGAGCCAAGAGGTCTATGACAAGGCGCTGGGGATGATTCGCTATATGCGGGCGTTCTGCGATCGTCAGAGCGAGCGGCATCAGCTTAACATTACGCTGTTTGCAACGCCTGCGGAGGGATTGTCTGGCAAGTTCACGATCAAGGATCGGCAGACCTTTGGATCGATTGCAGGAGTTACCGACCGGGAATATTACACGAACTCGTTCCATATACCGGTCTATTATCCGATCCGTGCGGCTCGCAAGATTGAGCTGGAGGCGCCGTTCCATCAAGAATGCAACGCCGGAGCCATCTCCTATGTGGAGCTGGAGGGAGCCGCCCGAGTGAATCCGCCTGCATTTCTGTCGTTGATCCGGTATGCGCTGGCGCAGCAGGTCAGCTACTTCAGCATTAACCATCCGATCGACCGCTGTCCGGCCTGCGGCTATGAGGGGCTGATCGGCGCAAGCTGTCCGGGTTGCGGCAGCCATGAGAGCGAGGTGCCGATGCGGCGGCTGCGGCGCGTGACTGGCTATCTGACGGGCGACTATCAGACACGCTTTAACGCGGCGAAGCAGGCCGAGGTGCGCGATCGGCTCCGACACGGCATATGA
- the nrdG gene encoding anaerobic ribonucleoside-triphosphate reductase activating protein, whose product MRLCGYKPESVSEGEGLRAAIYISGCRHRCPGCFSEPTWDFEYGEPFTLQRQDELITDICSNPLLDGITLLGGDPFFSAAEVALFVDRLQAAAQRPLSCWAYSGFTYEQLSSRPGSPSYELLRRCDVLVDGRYEEELRDVSLPYCGSSNQRIIRVQDSLAEHSVVLWQPSCSWELGWTEERR is encoded by the coding sequence ATGAGGCTGTGCGGGTATAAGCCGGAATCGGTGTCGGAGGGTGAAGGGCTGCGGGCGGCGATCTATATTAGCGGCTGCCGTCATCGCTGCCCCGGCTGCTTTAGCGAGCCGACGTGGGATTTTGAGTATGGAGAGCCGTTCACGCTGCAACGGCAGGACGAGCTGATCACAGACATCTGCAGCAACCCGCTGCTGGATGGCATTACATTGCTGGGAGGAGACCCGTTCTTCTCAGCCGCGGAGGTCGCGCTGTTCGTCGATCGGCTGCAGGCGGCTGCACAGCGGCCGCTTAGCTGCTGGGCCTATAGCGGATTTACGTATGAGCAGTTGTCCAGCAGGCCCGGCTCTCCCTCCTATGAGCTGCTGCGTCGCTGTGATGTGCTGGTGGACGGCCGATATGAGGAGGAGCTGCGAGACGTGTCGCTGCCGTATTGCGGAAGCAGCAACCAGCGCATAATCCGCGTACAGGACAGCCTGGCTGAGCACAGCGTGGTGCTATGGCAGCCAAGCTGCTCATGGGAGCTGGGCTGGACAGAAGAGCGTAGATGA
- a CDS encoding undecaprenyl-diphosphate phosphatase, translating into MENVWLLVKYALLGLFQGLTEPIPVSSSGHLIIAQQLFGMHIEGLSFEVLVNFASLLAVLLIYRSDLIRLCVNGWAYIVRREEAARQDFMFIIYLIIATIPAGIIGVLFKDVIGETFKGMTTIGVTLLLTGVALWLIRNLRGRKTDSQLRLRDALIIGLAQAVALIPGISRSGSTIVAALGLGLKQSTALRFSFLMYIPISVGGMILETKELVSDPQLGQLALPYALAFICSLVASYYALRWFMGIMERGNLKYFSWYCFAVGTLVLIFLA; encoded by the coding sequence ATGGAAAATGTGTGGTTGCTAGTGAAATATGCGCTGCTTGGGCTATTCCAAGGGCTGACGGAGCCGATCCCGGTATCCTCCAGCGGTCATCTGATTATCGCCCAGCAGTTGTTCGGCATGCATATCGAGGGCTTGTCCTTTGAGGTGCTGGTTAATTTTGCTTCGTTGCTTGCGGTGCTGTTGATCTACAGATCGGATCTTATCCGGCTATGCGTCAACGGCTGGGCCTATATTGTGCGACGCGAGGAAGCGGCGCGCCAGGACTTTATGTTCATTATCTACCTCATTATTGCAACGATCCCGGCAGGAATCATCGGCGTGCTGTTCAAGGATGTGATCGGAGAGACGTTCAAGGGCATGACAACCATCGGGGTTACCCTGCTGCTGACAGGGGTCGCGCTATGGCTGATCCGCAATCTGCGCGGACGCAAGACTGATTCGCAACTGAGGTTACGGGATGCACTGATCATCGGATTGGCGCAGGCGGTTGCCCTCATTCCAGGCATTAGCCGCTCCGGTTCCACCATCGTCGCGGCTTTGGGGCTGGGACTGAAGCAGTCGACGGCGCTGCGCTTCTCCTTCCTGATGTACATACCGATCAGTGTCGGCGGGATGATTCTGGAGACGAAGGAGCTGGTGTCTGACCCGCAGCTTGGCCAGCTTGCGCTGCCCTATGCGCTAGCCTTCATCTGCTCGCTTGTCGCCAGCTACTATGCGCTGCGCTGGTTCATGGGCATTATGGAGCGCGGCAATCTGAAATATTTCTCCTGGTATTGCTTTGCTGTCGGCACGCTCGTGCTGATCTTCCTCGCCTAG
- a CDS encoding hemolysin family protein, producing MVLNLFLVVLLIVFTAFFVATEFAIIRIRPSRVDQMVLEGRKNALAVQRVTSHLDGYLSACQLGITITALALGWLGEPTVERLLHPLFERIQLGDNLTHIISFGIAFLLMTYLHVVLGELAPKTLAIQKAEHISVVCAPLIIIFYKLMYPFIWLLNGSANKLIRLLGMKPASEHDEAHSEEEIRIILSESYQSGKINKTEFGYVNRIFNFDELLAREIMIPRTDMICLYANKPLADNIAIIKREQYTRFPVAMENKDNIIGMINTKQFFLSYDNQQDFDFKKLLRPVLTVSEVMPVKLLLKRMQQENVHIALLMDEYGGTSGLITIEDILEEIVGEIRDEFDQDEKKEIEKLGDNRYLVEGVALIDEINELLDIHLVHEDVDSIGGWIYAQQPDLDKGVEWSYDTLTFIVRERDKRRIRKIEIIKHSE from the coding sequence ATGGTTCTCAATTTGTTCTTGGTTGTGCTCTTAATCGTATTCACGGCTTTCTTCGTCGCCACGGAATTTGCCATTATCCGTATTCGTCCGAGCCGGGTGGACCAGATGGTGCTTGAGGGACGAAAGAATGCGCTCGCTGTGCAGCGGGTCACGTCTCATCTGGATGGCTATCTGTCCGCCTGCCAGCTCGGGATTACGATAACGGCGCTGGCGCTCGGCTGGCTGGGCGAACCGACAGTAGAGCGGCTGCTGCACCCTCTGTTCGAGCGAATTCAGCTCGGGGACAATCTGACGCATATTATATCTTTCGGCATCGCTTTTTTGCTGATGACCTATCTCCACGTCGTGCTTGGCGAGCTTGCGCCCAAGACGCTGGCGATACAGAAGGCGGAGCACATCTCGGTGGTGTGCGCACCGCTGATTATTATATTCTACAAGCTGATGTATCCGTTCATCTGGCTGCTTAACGGCTCCGCCAACAAGCTGATTCGTCTGCTGGGCATGAAGCCGGCCAGCGAGCATGACGAAGCGCACTCCGAGGAGGAGATCCGAATCATCCTGTCGGAGAGCTATCAGAGCGGCAAGATCAACAAGACAGAATTCGGGTATGTGAATCGAATCTTTAATTTTGATGAGCTGTTAGCCAGAGAGATTATGATTCCACGCACGGATATGATCTGTCTGTACGCCAACAAACCGCTGGCGGATAATATTGCAATCATTAAGCGTGAGCAGTATACCCGGTTCCCGGTAGCGATGGAGAACAAGGACAACATTATCGGAATGATCAACACGAAGCAGTTTTTTCTGAGCTATGACAATCAACAGGACTTTGACTTCAAAAAGCTGCTTCGTCCGGTGCTGACCGTATCGGAGGTTATGCCTGTCAAGCTGCTGCTCAAACGAATGCAGCAGGAAAATGTTCATATCGCGCTGCTGATGGACGAATATGGCGGAACGTCAGGGCTGATCACCATAGAGGATATACTGGAGGAGATTGTGGGAGAGATTCGTGACGAGTTCGACCAGGATGAGAAGAAGGAGATCGAGAAGCTGGGCGACAACCGCTATCTGGTCGAGGGCGTCGCGCTGATCGATGAAATCAATGAGCTGCTCGACATCCATCTCGTGCATGAGGATGTCGATTCTATCGGCGGCTGGATCTACGCGCAGCAGCCTGATCTGGACAAAGGGGTGGAGTGGTCTTATGATACGTTAACTTTCATTGTAAGGGAGCGGGATAAGCG